The Prevotella herbatica genome contains the following window.
AAAGATATATCTGATTTATACCTTGTAATAACAAGAATGAGCGTTGATGACACGAAAGATACCATATCAAGGCTCACAGACTCTGCAGAAACAGCATTTTATGAAGGTGATGGAATACTCAAATTAGCATTTCTTCCAGGAAACATCACTTATGAATTTTCTACTAAATTTGAAGCTGACGGCATTAAGTTTGAAGAACCTAACGACAATATGTTTTCATTTAATTCACCTCTAGGCGCATGTCCTACTTGTGAAGGTTTTGGAAATGTAATTGGCATAGATGAGAAACTAGTCATAACAAATTCATCGCTCAGTGTTTATGATGGATGCGTACAATGTTGGCATGGAGATAAAATGGGGGTTTGGAAGACTGAATTCTGTCGTCGTGCGGCAGAAGATAACTTCCCTATTTTCGAACCTTATTATAAGCTGACACAAAAGCAGAAAGATATGCTGTGGCATGGTCTGCCATGTGAAAAGAAACTTAATATAAAAGATAAGATTTGCATTGACAGTTTCTTTCAGATGGTGAAGGAAAACCAATACAAGATACAATATCGTGTAATGATGAGCCGATATAGAGGTAAAACTGTATGTCCTGACTGTCATGGAACCAAACTTAAAAAAGAGGCAAGGTGGGTAAAGATCAATGGCTTGAGCATAACAGATCTTGTAGAAATGCCTATAACAAACTTGAAAGAATGGTTTGATAAGCTTCAACTTGACGAGCATGATGCCGGAATAGCGAAACGTCTTATAATGGAAATAAACAATCGACTGGGATTCTTGCTTGAAGTTGGATTGGGATATCTCACGCTCAACAGACAGTCGAATACGCTTAGTGGTGGCGAAAGTCAACGTATAAACCTTACAACATCACTCGGTTCTTCACTCGTTGGTTCGTTGTATATCTTGGATGAACCAAGTATCGGACTTCACAGTCGAGACACAGACAGACTAATAAAAGTATTGAAAGATCTCCAAAGTCTGGGCAACACCGTAATGGTTGTTGAGCACGATGAAGAAATAATGAGAGCATCAGACTATCTTATTGATGTAGGTCCTGATGCTGGTTCTAACGGAGGAGAAATTGTATTCGAAGGTGATACAAAAGAACTGAACGAAAAGGATAAATCTTTAGTTGAAAAATATCCACGTTCATATACAGTGAAATATCTTACAAGTGAATATTCTATAGCTACCTCAAAATCAAGACGTAGCTGGAATAAATATATAGAGCTCAATGGAGCGCGAATGAATAACTTGAGAGGTATCGACGTAAAGATTCCACTCAACATATTCACATGTGTAACAGGAGTTTCTGGATCTGGTAAATCAAGTCTTATTAAGGGCATATTATATCCTGCTCTAAAACGCCATCTTGACGAGGTTGCCGATGCTCCAGGAGAGTACACATCTCTTGAAGGTGATTGGCAGGATATTAAACATGTGGAATTTGTAGATCAAAACCCAATAGGAAAAAGCACACGTTCAAACCCTGCAACATACGTAAAAGCATACGATGCGATAAGACAACTTTTCGCAGATCAGCCACTTGCAAAGCAACAAGGATACACTGCACAATATTTTTCTTTCAATGCTGAAGGCGGTAGATGCGAGGAATGTAAAGGAGCTGGAGTGATAAACGTTGAGATGCAGTTCATGGCAGATTTGGTTCTTGAATGTGAAGCATGTCACGGACAAAGGTTCAAACATGATATACTGGAAGTGAGATTCCACGAAAAGAACATCTATGACATTCTGAATATGACTGTCCTTGAAGCTATTGAATTCTTCGGTGAATACAATCAGAAGGTTATTGTAAATAGACTAAAACCTCTTGCTGAGGTTGGACTTGGATATATTAAACTGGGACAAAATTCAAGCAGCCTTTCTGGTGGAGAAAATCAAAGAGTAAAACTAGCTTACTTCATTGGACAAGAGAAACAAGATCCGACGATGTTCATTTTCGACGAGCCAACCACAGGACTTCATTTCCATGATATCCAACGTCTGCTCGCAGCATTCAACGCATTGATAGAAAGAGGTCACACAGTGGTTGTAATTGAACATAATCTAGATGTAATTAAATGTGCCGACTATGTGATAGACCTTGGTCCTGACGGAGGAGATAAAGGTGGCAATCTTGTTTGCGAAGGTAAACCTGAAGACATTGCTGCATGTGAAGAAAGCATTACTGGTAAATTTTTAAAAGATAAACTGTAAAACTTCATATTATCAAAAGCGAACTAAGCATACTCATCCCCTGCTATAACCAAATATGCGTAGAACTGGTTAAAGCGCTTTGTACTCAATGTGAAAACATTGAAGGATTACACTATGAGATTATCGTTGCAGATGACGGAAGCAGCGATGAGCATTCACGTATAGTAAACAAGGAAATCCTAGAACTTGACAATATAAAATACATTATCAGGAAAGAAAATGTTGGAAGATCAGTTATAAGGAATTTCCTTGCAAAAGAAGCTACCTACAAATGGTTGCTGTTTATAGACAGCGACATGAGCGTAGATTGTGACGAGTATGTCATCAATTATCTAGAACAAGACGATAAATACGAAGTTGTATATGGAGGATATTGTTTAGCTTCTGGTGAGAATTCCAATCTGAGATTCATTTACGAGAAGAGCGCAGAGAAAGCACATATTGCAGCAAAACGGAACTGTCACCGATATCAAGATCTACATACAGCAAATCTAATAATTTCACAAAGAGTTATACTTAGTAATCCTTTTGACGAGAGAATCCTAAATTATGGATATGAAGATGTGTTACTTGGGAAAAGACTGAAAGAAAATAGAATTGAAATTCTGCATATTGAGAACCCGTTGATATTGGACAATTACGAATCAAACAGTGAGTATCTCGAAAAGACAAAAGAAGGATTACAGACTTTAAAAAAGTTTTCAAATGAGTTAAACGGATATTCACGTATATTGGCTATTAGCAATAGGTTATCACGCTTTCATCAAAAATGGATTGTGAAGCTATTTTGGAAATTATTCCAAAAACATTTAGAAAAGAAACTAATAGGTAAAACTCCTAATATATCTACATTCACTATGTATAAGCTGGGATATTTTATTTCAATCTCCTAGGAATAGAGTTTAACTTAACAAGCCATTTGTCATTTTTATAAACCATATTCAATACAAATGTAGCTTTCTCTACAATATGTGAATCTGCACCAATAGTGTCCTTTGCTAGATAGTTCTTAACATCAACTTTGACAGTTGCCAATGAATCATCGTTAAGATATGTAACCTCTCCTATCTCGCATGCTGCACCTTCATCCTTAGATTTAAGCATATCAACATCAACCTGATGAACTTGACTAGCTTCAAATCTCAACCATTTCTCTGACTCAGGAGTTACATAACGAAGTGCTTTTTGATATTGCCAATTAAAGTAGTAGCAAGAAAAAGAATCTGCATTCTCTGTTAGACTGTCTTCACTTCCCGGATGATTGCAAGATACAAAATTTAACATCACAATAATCAACATTATTGCAAAAAATGTATTCCTTATTGTTGTTGATAGCCTAAAAATCATACTAAATTCATTAATTTAGGACAAAGGTAGCCAATTTCTTTGGTATTTTCATCTTTTCTTAATAATTTTGTAGAAAAGAAATATTATAATGCTGAAGTTTATATCGTTCGGCAGTGGAAGTAGTGGCAATTGCTACTATTTATATACAGAAACTGACGGATTACTTATTGATGCTGGAATTGGGGTGAGAACCTTGAAAAAGCATTTTAAGAACTATGGATTACAAATGACGAGTATACATCATTTGCTTATAACTCACGACCATGCTGACCACATAAAATCAGTAGGTAGTATAAGTAATGATTACAGCGTCAGCGTGTATACAACCAACTCTGTACATAATGGAATTGAGAATAATTACTGCGTTAGAAAAAAGATAAACAATGGCTGTGTAAAAGTCATTGAAAAGGATAAGACTTTCCAACTTGGAGATTTTAAAATAACGCCTTTCGAAGTTCCTCATGACAGCTCTGACAATGTGGGATATAAGATCGAACATGACGGAATAATATTCGTTTTGATGACTGATATCGGGCATATAACTGATGACATGCATCAATACATCGGCGAAGCTAATTATCTTGTTATAGAAGCTAACCATGATGAGGAAATGCTTAGCAATGGACCTTACCCAGCACATCTTAAGGTTAGGATTTTAGGACCTAACGGTCACCTAAGTAATTCTGAATGCGGTAATGCATTAGCACAATACGCTACGCCTGAGCTGAAACATGTATGGCTATGTCATCTAAGCGAAGAAAACAATCATCCTGTATTGGCGCAAAAGACGATTGAAACTACTCTTAAAGCTCATGGAATTATAGCTGGGGTAGACTTTAAATTAGAAGTACTTAAACGCAAGATTCCAAGTGAGATATATAATCTCATTTAGAATGGCAATCCCACTGCAAAATGGAAATCAAAATCCCTGCTTAGATTCGGATGGAATATAGCATAATGTTCTTTTTCTGTTTCATAAGCAGGGTTTATAGCTTTCATAGCCATATCAAACCTTATTATAAAATAGCTGAAATTTAATCGCAACCCTACTCCATAAGCCATTGCTATTTGCTTATAAAACTCGTTAATCTTGAATTGTCCTCCTGGTTGTTCCGCGTAATTACGCAGAGTCCAAATATTACCAGCATCAATGAATGCAGCACCATCAAACTTCCAAAATAAAGATGTTCGATATTCTAAGTTCATATCCAGTTTCATATCACCAGTTTGATTGATGAAGTCAATTCTTCCGTCGGTACCTTTGAAACTTCCTGGACCTAGCTCTCTCACACTCCATCCTCTAACACTATTTGCACCGCCTGAGAAATATCGCTTTTCAAAAGGCAATATTGTACTGTTTCCATAAGGCCATGCGAGACCAAACCCAAGATGCATTGCCAAAGAATTGCTATTATCAAATCTCAACAAGTGAGTAAAGTCGAAGTCAAATTTAGCATATTGTGCATAGGCTATATTAAACAATGTGTATTGTCCATTGCTGTTTTTCTTAAAGCCAAAGGCTCTTGACAGTCCATTAAGTATGTTACCAGCAGTCTCAACATTTGCCCTTACTACATTTATACCGTCATTGTAAGTAATACCGGCACCAATCTTCATGATAAATAAATCTTCATAGTTGTATCTAAGTATAGCATTTCTATTGCTCACACTATCAAGATAATCATGCTTAAACGTGGCACTTATCCATGGCATGTACACATAGTTTAGATCCAGAAGATCTACACGATATGAAAGATGATGACGAGGCTCATTCCATTTGTATCTCCATGCAGCAGAGAATATTCGTCTGTGGAATTCAGGACGGTTTTGCAGATTATAATTCAACGACAATTCTGATGTTGCATTACTGCGCTGCTTGAATGCGTTTGATAGGAAAGGAGCAAGAAATCTAGGGAACTGAAGTTTGCTCTCTATATTATATTCCTCATAATTCTGATTTTGATAACCTTCCAAACCCTTTATGGCTTCAAAAGCACCTCGTAACTGTATACTGAATAATTCCGAACCTCTAAAAAGATTTCTATTCTCCCACGTCAAACTTGCTGCAGCACCTAAATCACCGGCAGTATTGGTTCCTTCTGGTTGAAAAGACAACGTGTTTGGCTTATTCGTACTCAACTGTATATCACAATCCAACAATGTTGTATCTGGATGTTCACGAAAACTTATATTCGTAAATCTTACAGCCTGTAGCCTAGCAAACTTATTATATGTATTTTGCAATGCGCTACTTTTATACGGTTTTCCTTCTTGCAAAGCGGTAGAATAACGAAGAACACTATTTCTTAGGTGAATCCTCACCGTGTCACCGCTAAGGAAATTGATTTTATTTATCGTATAACATGGGTGAAGAGTGTCCGGAGAGGCACTAGTGACACGATAAGGCAAGAGATGTAGTACTAGATTTATATCTTTACTATTTCTAGCAGAATCGGCACTGAATATTATATAATCCTTATGAAATTTATAATATCCGTTATCAAGAAGGAAACTTGTTATATTCTTTCGCTCAGCATTCAACTCATCAACGGTAAACCTACTTCCGCTCGCTAATTTTGCCTTAAATGGACTGCGCATGTTCTTGTTTACAAGCAGTTTAGCTATTACACTATCCTTGATATCATATTTTATCGAACTGATATAATATGGCTCTCCCGGATGCAGCAGATAAATAGCTTTTATTTTATGTCCTCTTATCTTTGTCTTAATCTGTGCTGTAGCGTGCATATATCCCATGTTACGCATAGCTGTTGTCAAATCATTAACAGAACGATCAGCCATGATAGTATCATAGACAACGGGTTTTTCACCAATATTTTTTAAAGTTCTGTTTAGCCATTTAGCAGAATCTCTTCCTGCTAAAGAGTAAGTTCCAAGAGGTATTTTGAATATCGAAAACCATTTAGAGTTAGCTTTCTGACGCACGTACGCCTGAAGCATGGCAGGATTTAGTTCTTTATTGTCTGATTCCACTTTCACACTTTCAAGCAGATACTTATTCTCAGGTACGAACTTAGAAGCATTACACGACATTAAAAGAACTATTGCCGATATATATATTAAAAATTTAATTTTATTCATTTATTATTATTTACATGCAAACAAGAGCAAACAAATCAGATTTCGTTGTATATTTTGCTAGGTGCATCCTTATCTTATGCAAAGATATGAAGAAAATTTGAAATTGAGTGCAAAACGAGAAAATATCATGGTTAATTAACAACATGAATAATACGGTCAAGTAAGATAGAATTTATGGAAAATTCATCTTAGAAACAGTCGAAGGATAAATAGAAAAGTAGATTCTTATATAAGTACTGAAAATATAACTTCACAGATGGTATAAACAAATGTACAGGCATATATGAAGTCGATTTATTACTTATGGATTTTTCATCAATATTTTCTCTTCATCTATAAAGCAAACTCTCTTATCTAGTAGGAATAACCAATATGATAAGTAATAAATAAAATTGTTTTTATATTATGATAAAATCAACTAAAAAGTTTGGCTTATTGCTAAGAATCAACTATATTTGCACTGCTTTGACTTATTTGGGTGGCGCACAATGTAAAGAAACAGTCTAACTTCCGCTAAACTATTACAGAATCAGTCTAATACAGAGTCCTTTTAATTACTATAGAATTATATTGTAATAACTAATATGTTATGAATCCAATCAAAAAATGTATAACTCTACATGCAGTTTTCGACTTTTAAATAAGAGTTATGATATTTTCACATTATTGCTAAACCTATGAAACATGATAATTTTACACCTACTGAATTTTAATAACAACAAAATATTTATTCTTTAATATTACATCTATGAAACATCTTTATATAATTGGTAATGGATTTGACCGTCATCATAATATGAATACAAGCTATCTTCAATTCCGTGAATGGTTGGGAGAAAAAAGACCGGATGTCCTTAATAACATAAATCAACTTTTTGACTACAATGATGATGAATGGTGGCAAGAATTTGAAAGTAATCTTGCTACAGCGATTACTTCGGAGCTAGTACAAAATGAAGTAATAGACAATTACCCTGATTTAGGAAGCGATAACTTTCATGATGCAGATTGGTATGATGCTGAATATGCTGTAGAAAATAGACTTTCTGAAGTATACAGTGATATCAGAGAAGCTTTTAATCAATGGGTATCAGAGTTAGAAATGGGTGATAAGGGTAGGAAAATTAAACTCATAACTGATGATGCAACATATATAACATTCAATTATACAGCGACCTTGGAAACTCTTTATAGTATAGATGAAAAAAAAATACTTCACATTCACGGTAAGGCTAGTACTGGCGATGAGTTGGTTCTCGGTCATGGCGTCTCTGAAAAAGATATTGAAGATATGCTCGAAAAGGACTATCCTACTGATAAGGAAGAAGGTGACGACTATGTAACACAAAGAGCGAAATATGCAGCAATAGATGGCGTCTACAACCAACGAAAGAAAACTCAAGATATTATTAATCGTCATGAAGATTGGTTCGCATCTTTGAAGGATGTTACAAATCTTTATTTCTATGGTCACTCATTTGGAGAAGTAGATGATCCGTATTTCAGAAAGATTCTTTCGGTCGTAAACAAAAACAACGTCCAAATAGAAGTAAGCGATTATAATAGTGATAACAAATCCTCCATTGATAATTTTATGAAATCAGAAGGCATTGGAACAAAGCAATACACAATTGTTGATCTCAATGATAAGTTATTGAAATCAAGCTTAAATTCTTCTATAAATTAAAAGAATTAGTAAAGAAAATAACGCATAAGCATTTAATATAATCAAACCATATTTGATTGATAATTAAAAGTTTACTGAAAAAATAATTTATAAAATAAACAAATTTATGCTTACTATAACCAAAATAAAGTTACATAATTTCAAAAAGTTCAAAGATCTTACCTTCGATGTAAATCCAGACATCAATATCCTTATTGGAGATAATGAATCAGGAAAGAGTACTATTCTTCAGGCTATTGATCTTGTCGCTCGGGGAAGCCGAACACGTGTTGAGAATATTGGACTTGAAAGGCTCTTCAATATAGAGACTATACTTGAGTATATGGACATAGATATTGCAAATAGAGATCCGACTAGTTTGCCAGAGATGTATGTAGAACTTTAC
Protein-coding sequences here:
- the uvrA gene encoding excinuclease ABC subunit UvrA, translating into MDEYIEIKGARVNNLKNVALNIPRNKFITITGVSGSGKSSLAFDTLYAEGQRRYVESLSSYARQFLGRMSKPECDFIKGIPPAIAIEQKVISRNPRSTVGTTTEIYEYMRLLFARIGRTYSPVSGDEVKRHTPEDVVKCSLTFAKGTKFMVLAPLHVVEGRSVEKQLEMYIKEGYSRIYINGDVVRIEDILSGDKPKDISDLYLVITRMSVDDTKDTISRLTDSAETAFYEGDGILKLAFLPGNITYEFSTKFEADGIKFEEPNDNMFSFNSPLGACPTCEGFGNVIGIDEKLVITNSSLSVYDGCVQCWHGDKMGVWKTEFCRRAAEDNFPIFEPYYKLTQKQKDMLWHGLPCEKKLNIKDKICIDSFFQMVKENQYKIQYRVMMSRYRGKTVCPDCHGTKLKKEARWVKINGLSITDLVEMPITNLKEWFDKLQLDEHDAGIAKRLIMEINNRLGFLLEVGLGYLTLNRQSNTLSGGESQRINLTTSLGSSLVGSLYILDEPSIGLHSRDTDRLIKVLKDLQSLGNTVMVVEHDEEIMRASDYLIDVGPDAGSNGGEIVFEGDTKELNEKDKSLVEKYPRSYTVKYLTSEYSIATSKSRRSWNKYIELNGARMNNLRGIDVKIPLNIFTCVTGVSGSGKSSLIKGILYPALKRHLDEVADAPGEYTSLEGDWQDIKHVEFVDQNPIGKSTRSNPATYVKAYDAIRQLFADQPLAKQQGYTAQYFSFNAEGGRCEECKGAGVINVEMQFMADLVLECEACHGQRFKHDILEVRFHEKNIYDILNMTVLEAIEFFGEYNQKVIVNRLKPLAEVGLGYIKLGQNSSSLSGGENQRVKLAYFIGQEKQDPTMFIFDEPTTGLHFHDIQRLLAAFNALIERGHTVVVIEHNLDVIKCADYVIDLGPDGGDKGGNLVCEGKPEDIAACEESITGKFLKDKL
- a CDS encoding glycosyltransferase family 2 protein, which encodes MVKALCTQCENIEGLHYEIIVADDGSSDEHSRIVNKEILELDNIKYIIRKENVGRSVIRNFLAKEATYKWLLFIDSDMSVDCDEYVINYLEQDDKYEVVYGGYCLASGENSNLRFIYEKSAEKAHIAAKRNCHRYQDLHTANLIISQRVILSNPFDERILNYGYEDVLLGKRLKENRIEILHIENPLILDNYESNSEYLEKTKEGLQTLKKFSNELNGYSRILAISNRLSRFHQKWIVKLFWKLFQKHLEKKLIGKTPNISTFTMYKLGYFISIS
- a CDS encoding MBL fold metallo-hydrolase; amino-acid sequence: MLKFISFGSGSSGNCYYLYTETDGLLIDAGIGVRTLKKHFKNYGLQMTSIHHLLITHDHADHIKSVGSISNDYSVSVYTTNSVHNGIENNYCVRKKINNGCVKVIEKDKTFQLGDFKITPFEVPHDSSDNVGYKIEHDGIIFVLMTDIGHITDDMHQYIGEANYLVIEANHDEEMLSNGPYPAHLKVRILGPNGHLSNSECGNALAQYATPELKHVWLCHLSEENNHPVLAQKTIETTLKAHGIIAGVDFKLEVLKRKIPSEIYNLI
- the tamL gene encoding translocation and assembly module lipoprotein TamL, which gives rise to MNKIKFLIYISAIVLLMSCNASKFVPENKYLLESVKVESDNKELNPAMLQAYVRQKANSKWFSIFKIPLGTYSLAGRDSAKWLNRTLKNIGEKPVVYDTIMADRSVNDLTTAMRNMGYMHATAQIKTKIRGHKIKAIYLLHPGEPYYISSIKYDIKDSVIAKLLVNKNMRSPFKAKLASGSRFTVDELNAERKNITSFLLDNGYYKFHKDYIIFSADSARNSKDINLVLHLLPYRVTSASPDTLHPCYTINKINFLSGDTVRIHLRNSVLRYSTALQEGKPYKSSALQNTYNKFARLQAVRFTNISFREHPDTTLLDCDIQLSTNKPNTLSFQPEGTNTAGDLGAAASLTWENRNLFRGSELFSIQLRGAFEAIKGLEGYQNQNYEEYNIESKLQFPRFLAPFLSNAFKQRSNATSELSLNYNLQNRPEFHRRIFSAAWRYKWNEPRHHLSYRVDLLDLNYVYMPWISATFKHDYLDSVSNRNAILRYNYEDLFIMKIGAGITYNDGINVVRANVETAGNILNGLSRAFGFKKNSNGQYTLFNIAYAQYAKFDFDFTHLLRFDNSNSLAMHLGFGLAWPYGNSTILPFEKRYFSGGANSVRGWSVRELGPGSFKGTDGRIDFINQTGDMKLDMNLEYRTSLFWKFDGAAFIDAGNIWTLRNYAEQPGGQFKINEFYKQIAMAYGVGLRLNFSYFIIRFDMAMKAINPAYETEKEHYAIFHPNLSRDFDFHFAVGLPF
- a CDS encoding bacteriophage abortive infection AbiH family protein, with product MKHLYIIGNGFDRHHNMNTSYLQFREWLGEKRPDVLNNINQLFDYNDDEWWQEFESNLATAITSELVQNEVIDNYPDLGSDNFHDADWYDAEYAVENRLSEVYSDIREAFNQWVSELEMGDKGRKIKLITDDATYITFNYTATLETLYSIDEKKILHIHGKASTGDELVLGHGVSEKDIEDMLEKDYPTDKEEGDDYVTQRAKYAAIDGVYNQRKKTQDIINRHEDWFASLKDVTNLYFYGHSFGEVDDPYFRKILSVVNKNNVQIEVSDYNSDNKSSIDNFMKSEGIGTKQYTIVDLNDKLLKSSLNSSIN